The DNA region ACCCTCGCCACGGCGGCGCGGTGCGCCGGCAGGTTTGGCGGTGGGAGCGGTTGCCGCGCTGGTCCTGCTCTGCGCCACGCCCGCCCGGGGGCGTGTGGAGTCCTCGCCCTTCGAGGTCTCCCTGGCGCGAGACCTCACGATTCTGGCCGCCGGCGCGACGCTGTGGGCCGGCATCGGGGGGGTGGCGAGCGAGCTGCCGGCCTCGGTGACCTGCAACCCGTGCGACCGTGCCGGCGTGAACGCCATGGATCGCCCGGTGGTGAACTACCACTCGGCGGGGGCGCGGCGGGCGAGCGATCTCCTCGTGGCCGCCCTGCCGACGCTCGCCGTGGGCGGGTTCTTTTTTGACCTAGGGCGCTGGGGCTGGCGCGGCGTGGCGGAGGACGTCCTGCTCGCGGCGCAGGCGATGGCGCTGACGGGGGCGGTGCAGCAGCTCACCGCGCTCGCGGTGCGCAGGCCGCGTCCCTTCATGTACCGCGGCGACACCGACGAGCGGCGGGACAACGCCGACGCGAACATGTCCTTCTTCTCGGGTCACACCGCGAGCGCCTTCGCCGCGGCGGTCTCGTTCGCGACGATCTTCACCTTGCGGCGACCGCACAGCCGCTTCCGGGCGGTGGTCTGGGTGGCGAGTCTCCTGCTCGCCTCTGCCGTGCCCCTCTGCCGCGTGGCCGCGGGCAAGCACTTCTGGTCAGACGTACTCGCAGGTGCCGCGGTAGGCACCTCGGTCGGGATCCTGGTGCCGCTGCTGCACCGTCGGCCACGCTGGAGCGAGGGGGTGCAGCTCAGCGCGTCTGCTACCGGGATCGGGCTCGTGGGGCAGTTCTAGCGCCTGAGGTCGGGGTCGAGCGCCTGGATCACCGCGTGGGCGCGGTCGAGCGTGGCCCGCTGGCGCTTCGTCAGATGTTCGCCGTAGCGTGCCTTGGATTGCGCGCTGAGCAACATGCCGTCGGCGGGGTCGACCGTCCATTTGTAGAGGTGCTCGATCGGCCAGACCTGGTCGTAGAGACGGCGGGCCGCGACGAGCTTGTCGGCGGTCTCGGCGGGGCCGGCGAGCAGCGCTTCCGCGCGGTCGAGTTCCGGCATCGCCAGCCCGAGTCGCGCGTCGAGCAGCCGATCGAGGACGCGCCAGCGGAGCGCGCCAGGCAGGTAGCGCGGGCCGGAGTCGCGCTCGTGGTCGAGGAACGCATGGGTGAGCCGCGACGCGCGGTGGTAGAGGATGCTGGTCAGCGACCGCCGGTCCTCGGGGGACACCGCACTCCAGGGGATCCTCTCGCCCCGTTCCGAGGCCTCGACGAGCGAAGCCGCGACGCGGTCGAGCGGGAATCCGAGGTAGCCGCTGTTGAAGGCGGTGCTCTCGGCGGCGACGAGCCACTTCAGGCCAGCGACCAGGGTCGCCTCCTCCTTACGGGTGAGCCGGTCCCGCCCGCGGGCCGCGTAGCCCGCTGCCGCCGCGCGCGTCAGACGGTCCGCGACGGGCAGTGCGGCCTGAACGCCGGCCACGATGCGCCGTTCGAGGTCGCGCTCCGTGGTGCGCAGGCGGGCGCGCACGATCTGTACGGCGTGGTCGTGCGTCGGCTCGGGAAGGAGCGCCCAGGCCTCCGTGGAATTCCACGACGGCTCGGTGCGCTGGTTCACCCGCGCGTTCCCGGCCTGAAGGAGCGTCCGCACTGCGCCGAGCGCCGTGCGCAGCCGGAAGGTCTGCGCCTGGTCGAGGCCCGCCTCGGTGGACTGCTGCTCGACGAGCCCGACGAGGGCGCGGACGTGGTCCAGCTCGGCGTGGGCCCAGGTGAGGTACGCCTTGCTCAGGAACGTACGATCTCGGGTGCGCTCCGCCGTCGGCGCGCCCTTGCGGTTGGCGCTGCGGATCGCCCGTCCGTGCTTCTCGAAGACCTCGCGGGCTTTCTTCGCGGCGTCGCTGAGATCGAGGACCCAGCCGTGCTCCTGGTGGTTCCGCCGCGCGACCGTGCGCGCCTTACCGATCTTGTGGAGCTCGCCCGAGCGCTGCTTCAGCTCGAGGGCCTGCGTGCGAGCCGCCGCGACGGTCGAGATGCCCTCGATGCGCGCGACGAGCGTGGCCCGCTCCTCGGCGGAGAGCGCGGGGTCGAGGTGGGCCTGCACCCGCCCAAGCACGAGCTCGGCCATCGAGCGGTACGTGCCGCCGCGCGCCACCTGTCGCTCGAGGCCGTCGAGGAGTTTCTGCGCCGCAGGGAAGCTCGCGTACTTGCCCTCGGCGATGCGCTGCCGGAGGTTCATCGCCGCGGTGAGCCGCGCGAGCCCCCACGGTAGCCGAGACTTCTCTCCGCTCGGGGTTGCGTCGCGGGCCCCGGCGGGCGCAGCGATCGAGCAGCTCACGATGAAGGCAATCCCCAGCACCCGACGCGTGTTCATCCGACCCTCCGCGCACGCCGCGCGGGGATGGAATACGCAAGAGACGCGCCAGCGGGGCTCCAACTGCCGATGGCCTAAGGTCGCGAAATCCCTCCAGCGGTGCGCGCTGGACCGACGGTCATCCGCAGAGCCAGGTGGCCGCCGCCGCCAGGCGGGAGGATGCAGGATCGGCGCGGGGCGACGACCGTTCGGGGGGCCTTCTGACCCTCGGGCGCTCGGTTGATTCCATTGCGGACCTCGCGCTAGAGGACCAAGCTCGGGTGATGGGGAGCTGGAGGCGCTGGACAGGAGTCGCTCGCGGCCCTAGCGCGCGTCTACGACGACGCAGCAGCCTCCTCGTGCTCGCGGGCGCGATCGGACTCGTGGGCCTTACTGCGCCGCCGCTCCGCGCGTCGGCGGCTCCGTCGGTCGCGCCCTCGCCCTCGGCGACACCCGCCCCCGAGCTCAAGCGCGTCCCGCCCATTCTGGATCCCGCGTTTCGCCACCAGAAGCGCTATCAGCTCGAGCTGTCGCCGCACGGTGGGAGCCTCCTCGGCCGGACCCTTGGAAGCTCCTTTCTGGTCGGCGTGAGGGCCCACCTGCACCTCAGCCCGTGGCTTGCCCTGGGAGCGAGCTACGACTACTCGCGCATTCCGTCGTCGGCCGCCTTCGAGGTTCTCCCCACCGTTCGTGAGGTGCACCTCCTGCTGGGCGAGGCGTCCATCTCCAACGACCTGGCGATGCGGGTCGGTCGGAGGCTGGTGGCGCTCGATCTGTTTCTCACGGTGGGCCTCGGGAGTATGAACCTGGCGCAGGCCTGGAAGCTGGCCGGGCTGGTGGGGGGAGGCGTGAAGTTCTACGTGGGGCTACCGTGGCTCGCGGTTCGGATCGACCTTCTGACGGTGATCCATCCCACGCCCGTGAGCCGCGTCTCCTCGCGGATCGACGCTGACATCGCTCTCACGGGGGGCGTGTCGTTCTTCCTGCCGGCCCGCCGCTCGGCTTACGAGTAGCTCGGGGGCGCGGCGCGCCCGATGGTCGCGCTCGCTACGACCGCGGTTCCTCGGGTCGCCGGCCGGGGCCCCCTGCAGCGCGTCGTCGGCGCCTGCGGCGTCGTGAGGGCGAGGGGGTCGGGGATGGCGCGCTCGCGGCCTTCGACTCGTGCGCGCGCTTCGCTTCGACGGGGGGCCTCGCGTCGATTCGGGGCCTGGACTCCGTCGTGGGCTTCGTCTGGACCGACGGCTTGGCCTCGACCGACGGCTTCGCCTCGGCGGCGGGCGTGGCCTCGGCGGTGGGCGTGGTCTCGACCGCGGGCTTCGACCAGCGACGGCGCCGGCCTCTCGGGGGGCCCATCGCCTCTCGGCGGCGCTCCGCGTCGCGGGCCGCGACAGCTACCTCGCGGAGCACCGAGGCGGTGTCGGCCTGCGTCTGCGACGGCGCGTAGCGACCGGAGAGCTGCGTCTCGGGGGTCAGCTTGCCGCGCGTGTAGAGCTCCCAGAGCTCCTGCCCGTACGGCAGGCGGCGTGAGCCGGGCACCACCCGCAGCAGGAACTGATTCAGGTTGTCCACGTCCCGGACCAGCAGCTTGCGTGCGGTCTGGTTGCGGGCCGGATCCACCGCCTGCGGGAAGTCGATCAGCACGGGGCCGTCGGAGCCCATGAGCACGTTGAACTCCGAGAGGTCGCTGTGCACGACGCCGGCGCAGAGCATCTTCACCACCGACGAGAGCAGCGCCTCGAACACGGCGCAGGCCACCTCGCGGTCGAGCACGATGTCCGAGAGCCGGGGAGCCGGCTCGCCGTGGAGGTCGGTGATGAGCTCCATCACCAGTACGCCGTCCACGTAGCAGTGGGGCTCCGGGACCCGTACCCCCGCTCCGCGCAGGCGGTGGATGATGTCCACCTCCGTCGTGCGCCAGGTCGCCTCGTCCTGGGCGCGGCCGAAGCGGGTGTGCTTGCTCATGGCTCGCTGCGTGCGCGTGTTTCGCACCGCCCGGCCGTCGGTGTATTCCGCCCGCTGGCGGAAGGTGCGGTTCTGGGCTTCCTTGTAGACCTTGGCCACGCGGAGCTCGTCGCCGGACACGACCAGGTAGACCTGGGCCTCCTTGCCGCTCATCAGCGGCCGCACGACCTCCTGGATGATCCCCTGGTCGACCAACGAAGCCAGACAGTCCGGTTCACGCATCGGAGGGGCAGGGTGCAGTGCCGCGGCCCCGACGTCAAGCGAAGGCGGAGGCGCGGGTGTCTGCGGATTACTTCTTCAGCTCGACCTGCACGACCTTGATCGTGCCCCCGCCGGCGTGCACCGCCGAGTGGGAGCCGGTGGGCAGCATCGCCGTCATGCCCTTCTTCAGGTCCATGACCTGCTCCTTGCCGTCCTCGCCGGTGATCTTCAGCTTGCCGCCGCTGATGACGTAGACCACGTGATCGGGGTGCCAGTGCGACGCGATCTTGGCCTTCGGCTTGAACGTCACCTCGTTCACCCGCACGCGCTCGTTCTCGAAGATCGTCTTGTAGACCGTCGGGCCGACCTCGATGGGATCGGGGCCCTTGCGCCAGCTCTTGTCGGCCGCCGGGTCCTTCTTCGCCCCGGCCTTCGCTCCCGCCTTCGCCCCGGCCTTCGCTCCCGCCTTCGCCCCCGCCTTCCCCTCGTGATGGTCAGCCTGCGCCGCGGGGCTCAGGCACAGTCCAAGCGTGAGTACTAGCGATGGAACAAGTCCCGCCTTGATACGCGTCATTGACAGCCTCCTTTTGGGGTTTCGCGGCGGATGATAGGCGTCCCGGGTTCGCTCCACAAGGACAAAGCTGACGCGGCGCGTGACGCCGCCGACGGGGGCCGTTCCCCGGCGGTGTGCAGTCAAGCTGCGCACGGCCCGGGTAGGGTGGCTCTGGAGGAGGGCGCCGACGCGGTCGGACGATTCAGCGGCAGTTCTTCCGCCGGGCAGGGCTTCGGGGCCCGGGGCAACGATGGGTGGAGACACTTGCGAGGGACGGTATCGTATTCGCTGTGGAGGGACGCGAATGACGGGGCTCCTATCGAAGAGCAGGTACATGATCGGGCTCCAGTGCGAGAAGCGGCTCTGGGTGCACTGCCACGAGAAGGAGCGGCTCGGCGCGGTGGACGCGGGGACGGCCTTTCGCCTCGCGCAGGGGCACGAGGTGGGGCGGCTCGCGCTGGAGCTGCACCCGGAGGGGATCGGCATCGAATGGGAGGCGGGGATGGAGGAGGCCGTGCGGCAGACCGCGCAGGCGCTGACGGCGCGGCAGCCGCTCTTTGAGGGGGCCTTCCGCTACGAGGACACCTATGCGCGGGCGGACGTGCTCCTGCCGGCGCCCCGGGGGAAGTGGGACCTCGTGGAGGTGAAGAGCACGACCGAGGTGAAGGACGAGCACCTCGAGGACGTCGCGTTCCAGCGGCAGGTCTACGACGGGGCGGGGCTCAGGGTGCGGCGCTGCTTCGTGCAGCACGTCAACCGGGAGTACGTGCGGCAGGGCGCGGTGGAGCCCGAGAAGCTCTTCGTGCGGCAGGACGTGACCGAGGCGGTCGAGGCGCTCGCGTCGGAGGTGCCGCACGAGGTGAAGCGGCTCGCGGCGGTGCTCGCGGGGCGGCGCTGTCCGAAGGTGGAGGTGGGAGAGCACTGCACCACGCCCCATCCGTGCGAGCTG from Deltaproteobacteria bacterium includes:
- a CDS encoding cupin domain-containing protein, giving the protein MTRIKAGLVPSLVLTLGLCLSPAAQADHHEGKAGAKAGAKAGAKAGAKAGAKKDPAADKSWRKGPDPIEVGPTVYKTIFENERVRVNEVTFKPKAKIASHWHPDHVVYVISGGKLKITGEDGKEQVMDLKKGMTAMLPTGSHSAVHAGGGTIKVVQVELKK
- a CDS encoding phosphatase PAP2 family protein yields the protein MGAVAALVLLCATPARGRVESSPFEVSLARDLTILAAGATLWAGIGGVASELPASVTCNPCDRAGVNAMDRPVVNYHSAGARRASDLLVAALPTLAVGGFFFDLGRWGWRGVAEDVLLAAQAMALTGAVQQLTALAVRRPRPFMYRGDTDERRDNADANMSFFSGHTASAFAAAVSFATIFTLRRPHSRFRAVVWVASLLLASAVPLCRVAAGKHFWSDVLAGAAVGTSVGILVPLLHRRPRWSEGVQLSASATGIGLVGQF